From a single Stackebrandtia endophytica genomic region:
- a CDS encoding ATP-binding cassette domain-containing protein: MSLGITATNLRLDYGDTRALDDLSFDLDGGKIYGLLGRNGSGKTSLLSIIAAFRQQTGGHITVDGRAPFENAAVTSQICLIRESGDVFDTASVNSALKFAADFRPYWDADLAARLIDRFEVPLKKRVQALSRGKRSALGVILGLASRAPVTLFDEVHLGMDAPSRYAFYEELLNDYLEHPRTVVLSTHLIEEVASLFEEVIIIDRGRLILHEPADEVRDRGVAITGRTDAVENFTRDMEVLSTKQLGGTSQATVYGALSDENRRAAVESGLELGPVPLQDLFVHLTDVKRGNR; encoded by the coding sequence ATGTCCCTCGGTATCACCGCGACAAACCTGCGCCTCGACTACGGCGACACCCGCGCCCTCGACGACTTGAGCTTCGACCTCGACGGGGGAAAAATCTACGGCCTATTGGGCCGCAACGGATCCGGTAAGACCAGCCTGCTGTCGATCATCGCGGCCTTCCGGCAACAGACCGGCGGCCACATCACCGTCGACGGACGGGCGCCGTTCGAGAACGCCGCGGTCACCTCACAGATCTGCCTGATCCGCGAATCAGGTGACGTCTTCGACACCGCCTCGGTCAACAGTGCCCTGAAGTTCGCCGCCGACTTCCGGCCGTACTGGGACGCCGACCTCGCCGCCCGACTCATCGACCGGTTCGAGGTTCCGCTGAAGAAGCGAGTCCAGGCCCTGTCACGAGGCAAACGCTCCGCACTGGGCGTCATTCTCGGACTGGCCAGTCGGGCACCGGTGACCCTGTTCGACGAGGTCCACCTGGGCATGGACGCGCCCTCCCGGTACGCGTTCTACGAGGAACTGCTCAACGACTACCTGGAGCACCCCCGCACCGTGGTCCTGTCGACCCACCTCATCGAGGAGGTCGCCTCGCTGTTCGAAGAGGTGATCATCATCGACCGGGGACGGTTGATCCTGCACGAGCCCGCCGACGAGGTCCGAGACCGAGGCGTCGCCATCACCGGCCGCACTGACGCCGTGGAGAACTTCACCCGCGACATGGAGGTGCTGAGCACCAAGCAACTGGGCGGCACCAGCCAGGCGACCGTCTACGGCGCACTGTCCGATGAGAACAGACGAGCCGCGGTCGAATCCGGTCTCGAACTCGGCCCGGTCCCGTTGCAGGACCTGTTCGTGCACCTCACCGATGTCAAGCGAGGCAACCGATGA
- a CDS encoding GntR family transcriptional regulator encodes MFDDRSPIYRQIAERIKSDILSGALAEDSQVMSTNQYAAAYRINPATAAKGLRELLDEEILYKRRGIGMFVSPNAQQKLRAQHRDSFFTDVVDPMIDEAQTIGIPLSDVIDHIQRKDG; translated from the coding sequence GTGTTCGACGATCGCAGCCCCATCTATCGCCAGATAGCCGAGCGAATCAAGAGCGACATCCTTTCCGGTGCGCTCGCGGAGGACTCCCAAGTCATGTCTACCAACCAATACGCTGCCGCCTATCGCATCAACCCGGCCACCGCGGCCAAGGGACTTCGAGAACTGCTGGATGAGGAGATCCTCTACAAGCGACGCGGTATCGGGATGTTCGTCAGTCCCAATGCCCAGCAGAAGTTGCGCGCGCAGCACCGGGACAGCTTCTTCACCGACGTGGTCGACCCGATGATCGACGAGGCCCAGACCATCGGCATCCCGCTGTCCGATGTCATCGACCACATCCAACGGAAAGACGGGTGA
- a CDS encoding primosomal protein N', producing the protein MLFDAPSPTVAQVSVDSPLPHLDRLFDYLVPTDLAARVRPGCRVKVRFSGRLLSGYVISLTSGSDYHGRLHPIEKLVSDESVLSEEVASLARAVADRYAGNLSDVLRLAVPPRQARVEQEKPAEAAGTIVEPPAAGWRRYAHGEPFLTALAKRRNPRVVWQAVAGEDWPTRFAEAAAASAAHGRGALLVVPDQRDLDRLDAALARVLGPDRHVCLSAASGPAKRYRAFLAVRRGAVKVVAGTRAACFAPVESLGLVAIWDDGDDSHAEPHAPYPHAREVLLTRAQLAGCGALVAGWARSTQAQLLVDSGWATAVTADRAQVRRSSPRVVPVGDDADLAADPDSGAARLPTPAWRAAQRALRDDLPVLVQTPRRGYLPAVSCVNCRRRAQCQQCSGPLSLPSAQGIPVCRWCGRPAADHRCPHCGDRRLRAVVVGSARTAEELGRAFAGVPVHTSGGDRILEQVGSGRSIVVATPGAEPPAGDGYGAVLLLDTWALLSRVDLRAEEEALRRWYAAAALARPADDGGTVVVVADGGLPTVQALLRWDPAWFAERELATRTQLRFPPAVRMASLSGSPQAIAEFSSIASWGDEVEVLGPIPVDDRSERLLLRTSRRHGARLAQLLHKAAATRSLTKPGDVVRIQIDPRELW; encoded by the coding sequence ATGCTATTCGACGCGCCGTCACCGACCGTGGCTCAGGTCAGCGTCGACAGTCCGCTGCCTCACCTGGACCGTCTGTTCGATTATCTGGTGCCCACCGACCTGGCGGCCCGGGTCCGCCCGGGCTGCCGCGTCAAGGTCCGGTTCTCCGGACGCCTGCTGTCGGGTTACGTGATCTCACTGACCAGCGGCAGCGACTACCACGGCCGACTCCACCCGATCGAGAAGCTCGTTTCCGACGAGTCCGTCCTGTCGGAGGAGGTCGCGAGCCTGGCGCGCGCGGTGGCCGACCGCTACGCCGGGAACCTGTCGGACGTGCTGCGGCTGGCCGTTCCCCCTCGCCAGGCGCGTGTCGAACAGGAGAAGCCGGCCGAGGCGGCGGGCACCATCGTGGAGCCCCCGGCCGCCGGCTGGCGCCGATACGCCCACGGCGAACCGTTCCTCACCGCCCTGGCGAAGCGACGAAACCCCCGGGTCGTCTGGCAGGCGGTGGCGGGGGAGGACTGGCCCACCCGGTTCGCCGAAGCGGCGGCCGCCTCCGCCGCCCATGGACGTGGCGCGCTGCTGGTGGTCCCCGACCAGCGCGATCTCGATCGGCTCGACGCGGCGCTGGCGCGGGTCCTGGGCCCGGATCGGCACGTGTGCCTGTCGGCGGCGTCGGGCCCGGCGAAACGCTACCGGGCGTTCCTGGCGGTGCGCCGTGGCGCAGTCAAAGTCGTCGCCGGTACGCGGGCGGCTTGCTTCGCGCCGGTGGAATCGCTGGGATTGGTCGCGATCTGGGACGACGGCGACGACTCGCACGCCGAACCCCACGCCCCCTATCCGCATGCCCGAGAGGTGCTGTTGACCCGTGCGCAACTGGCCGGGTGCGGGGCGCTGGTCGCCGGCTGGGCGCGCAGCACCCAGGCCCAGCTGTTGGTCGATTCGGGCTGGGCGACGGCGGTGACCGCCGATCGGGCGCAGGTGCGCCGGTCCTCTCCGCGCGTGGTTCCGGTCGGTGACGACGCCGACTTGGCGGCCGACCCCGATTCGGGCGCGGCTCGCCTGCCGACACCCGCGTGGCGTGCGGCCCAGCGGGCGTTGCGTGACGACCTCCCGGTCCTGGTGCAGACGCCCCGCCGCGGCTATCTCCCAGCGGTGTCCTGTGTGAACTGTCGTCGTCGTGCTCAGTGCCAACAGTGTTCGGGTCCGTTGAGTCTGCCTTCGGCGCAGGGGATTCCGGTGTGCCGCTGGTGTGGTCGCCCGGCGGCCGATCACCGTTGCCCGCACTGCGGGGATCGACGACTGCGAGCGGTCGTGGTCGGCTCGGCCCGAACCGCAGAGGAACTGGGACGGGCCTTCGCCGGCGTGCCGGTTCACACCTCCGGCGGCGACCGGATCCTGGAACAGGTGGGGTCGGGCCGGTCGATAGTGGTCGCCACTCCCGGTGCCGAACCTCCGGCGGGGGACGGCTACGGGGCCGTGTTGCTGCTGGACACCTGGGCGCTGCTCAGTCGGGTCGACCTGCGGGCCGAGGAGGAGGCACTGCGTCGCTGGTACGCGGCGGCGGCATTGGCTCGACCAGCCGACGACGGGGGCACCGTCGTGGTCGTCGCCGACGGCGGATTGCCCACGGTGCAGGCGTTGTTGCGGTGGGATCCGGCCTGGTTCGCCGAGCGGGAGTTGGCGACCCGGACTCAGTTGCGGTTTCCACCGGCGGTGCGGATGGCGTCGCTGTCGGGTTCGCCGCAGGCGATCGCGGAGTTCAGCTCCATCGCCTCGTGGGGGGACGAGGTGGAGGTGTTGGGCCCGATCCCGGTCGACGACCGGTCGGAGCGGTTGCTGCTGCGCACGTCTCGCCGTCACGGTGCTCGATTGGCCCAGTTGCTGCACAAGGCCGCGGCCACCCGAAGCCTGACCAAACCCGGCGACGTGGTTCGTATCCAGATCGATCCGCGAGAGCTCTGGTAA
- a CDS encoding DUF4153 domain-containing protein, whose translation MTEKMSPAPMVAVAGPAPMPLGRLRHIRGDAPQWLLWLCAGVALLLSWSIIRDRLGLGVTVGGLALLGVTMWRTERTLPMQRGALALLSAALWTVPAWRDAGWVVFLAILAAMFTTWFTVAMSTQLSGLLPLLVTPMTEIPAGAVWAAKSTRRVNQDLAVRVIQTAMLSIGLAILFGGLFAAADPAFAGVMNWLFSGLSVPLVTARLVVTGLFLAVILGLVHWAGSKPTVDGWPWQPTRVGRLDWLAPLIVVNAVFVLFIVLQARTLFGGDDYVMDTAGLTYAEYARSGFWLLSIITVLSLAVIAAGARWAPRSTRGDRWVLRVVLGGLSLMSLVVVVSALARMDLYSQVYGLTRLRVWVFAVEVWIGVLFCLVLFCGIRLRAAWLARAAVGTGAAVIVALAAINPEALIAQQNLERYDATGDIDLTYLGGLSPDALAVVDDRLDGEKRDCVVSRMLGDLDGGDDLLSWNLSRAVAAERYSDTSSLSCRAWH comes from the coding sequence ATGACGGAGAAGATGAGCCCCGCGCCCATGGTGGCCGTGGCGGGCCCGGCCCCGATGCCCTTGGGGAGACTGCGGCACATCAGAGGTGACGCACCACAGTGGCTGCTGTGGCTCTGCGCCGGGGTGGCGTTGCTGCTGTCCTGGTCGATCATCCGTGATCGGTTGGGGCTCGGGGTCACCGTGGGCGGACTGGCGTTGTTGGGCGTCACGATGTGGCGCACCGAACGGACGCTACCGATGCAACGAGGCGCGCTCGCCCTGCTGTCGGCAGCACTGTGGACGGTCCCGGCGTGGCGGGACGCCGGATGGGTCGTCTTCCTGGCGATCCTCGCGGCGATGTTCACCACCTGGTTCACCGTCGCGATGTCCACTCAGCTCAGCGGATTGCTGCCGCTGCTCGTCACACCGATGACGGAGATCCCGGCAGGCGCGGTGTGGGCCGCCAAAAGCACCCGCCGCGTCAATCAGGATCTGGCGGTTCGGGTGATTCAAACGGCAATGCTGTCGATCGGCCTGGCCATCCTGTTCGGAGGGTTGTTCGCTGCCGCGGACCCCGCGTTCGCAGGGGTGATGAACTGGCTGTTCAGTGGATTGTCGGTCCCGTTGGTGACCGCCCGGCTGGTGGTGACCGGACTGTTCCTGGCCGTCATCCTGGGACTGGTCCACTGGGCGGGCTCCAAACCCACCGTCGACGGTTGGCCGTGGCAGCCGACCCGAGTGGGGCGACTCGACTGGTTGGCGCCGCTGATCGTCGTCAACGCCGTGTTCGTCCTGTTCATCGTCCTGCAGGCCAGAACGTTGTTCGGTGGCGACGACTACGTCATGGACACCGCCGGCCTGACCTATGCCGAGTACGCCCGATCCGGATTCTGGCTGCTGTCGATCATCACCGTGTTGAGCCTGGCCGTCATCGCCGCCGGAGCCCGGTGGGCACCCCGGTCCACCCGCGGTGACCGATGGGTCCTTCGCGTCGTGCTGGGCGGGTTGAGCCTGATGTCGCTGGTGGTCGTCGTGTCGGCGCTGGCACGGATGGACCTGTACTCCCAGGTCTACGGATTGACGCGCCTTCGAGTGTGGGTGTTCGCCGTCGAAGTGTGGATAGGTGTGCTGTTCTGCCTGGTCCTGTTCTGCGGCATTCGATTGCGGGCAGCATGGCTGGCCCGGGCCGCGGTGGGAACCGGCGCCGCCGTCATCGTCGCATTGGCCGCGATCAACCCGGAGGCCCTCATCGCGCAGCAGAACCTGGAGCGCTACGACGCGACCGGGGACATCGACCTCACCTATCTCGGCGGGCTGTCGCCCGACGCGCTGGCGGTGGTCGACGATCGACTGGACGGAGAGAAACGCGACTGCGTCGTCAGTCGGATGCTCGGTGATCTCGATGGTGGTGACGACCTGTTGTCGTGGAACCTGTCCCGCGCCGTGGCGGCCGAACGATACTCCGACACATCGAGCCTGAGCTGCCGTGCCTGGCATTGA
- a CDS encoding HAMP domain-containing sensor histidine kinase, with translation MRWSRVMDALPRPLDPVPSLKVKVGLLLLCSGGAGLCVLWFGLGMMPPKTTATAAIAAVLTSQILAHGMTSPLRQMTAAAEAMARGDYSRRVRSTARDEVGQLADAFNHMADDLALADERRRELIANVSHELRTPISALRAQLENLADGVSTPDEQSLRAALRHTERLGNLVTDLLDVSRLESGTVELRTGWFTADEFLRDGAAATGVDPARLDVDIPPDLRIHADAGRLEQVITNLVGNADQHGGPEGRIRLSAHSTAGQLTIVVADDGPGIPPAERHRVFERFNRGDRASGAGTGLGLAIARSAVELHGGTIAVVDTESGCAIEVTLPQPKGRS, from the coding sequence ATGAGGTGGTCTCGGGTGATGGACGCGCTGCCGCGTCCGCTGGATCCGGTGCCGTCCCTGAAGGTCAAGGTCGGCCTGCTGCTGTTGTGTTCGGGCGGTGCCGGCCTGTGCGTCCTGTGGTTCGGCCTGGGGATGATGCCGCCGAAGACGACCGCGACCGCCGCGATCGCGGCGGTGTTGACCTCGCAGATTCTGGCCCACGGAATGACCTCGCCGCTTCGCCAGATGACGGCGGCCGCCGAGGCGATGGCTCGCGGTGACTACAGCCGCCGGGTCCGCTCCACCGCGCGTGACGAGGTGGGGCAGTTGGCGGACGCGTTCAACCACATGGCCGACGATCTCGCCTTGGCCGACGAGCGACGGCGCGAGTTGATCGCCAACGTGTCGCATGAACTGCGCACCCCGATCTCGGCACTGCGGGCGCAGCTGGAGAACCTGGCCGACGGAGTGTCCACACCGGATGAACAGTCGCTGCGCGCGGCGTTGCGGCATACCGAACGGTTGGGGAACCTGGTGACCGACCTCCTCGACGTCTCCCGGTTGGAGTCGGGCACGGTCGAACTTCGGACCGGCTGGTTCACCGCCGACGAGTTCTTGCGGGACGGTGCCGCCGCCACCGGGGTCGATCCGGCTCGACTCGATGTCGACATTCCGCCGGATCTGCGGATCCACGCCGACGCCGGGCGCCTGGAGCAGGTCATCACCAATCTGGTGGGCAACGCCGATCAACACGGCGGACCCGAGGGGCGTATCAGGTTGTCGGCGCACTCGACCGCAGGCCAATTGACCATTGTGGTCGCCGATGATGGTCCGGGAATCCCGCCCGCCGAACGCCATCGGGTGTTCGAACGGTTCAACCGAGGCGACCGGGCCTCCGGCGCCGGTACCGGCCTCGGGCTGGCCATCGCCCGTTCGGCGGTGGAACTGCACGGCGGAACGATCGCGGTCGTCGACACCGAATCCGGCTGTGCCATCGAAGTGACTCTGCCTCAACCGAAAGGTCGATCATGA
- a CDS encoding response regulator transcription factor — translation MTKYSPHRILVVEDEPAIAQAVAARLRSEGHRVEVCGDGLTAVDRAEDFLPDLLVLDVMLPGIDGLEVCRRVQARRPVPVLMLTARDDESDVLIGLGVGADDYLTKPFSMRELSARVTALLRRIARYGGAAESALRLGSVTVDRLARRVRRDGDLVHLTATEFDLLMHLAERPGAVVSRERLLEGIWGFNGGGAVETRTVDTHVKALRRKLGAELIRTVHGIGYALAVES, via the coding sequence ATGACGAAGTACTCGCCCCATCGAATACTGGTCGTGGAGGATGAACCCGCGATCGCGCAGGCGGTGGCGGCCCGGTTGCGGTCTGAGGGCCACCGGGTCGAGGTCTGCGGAGACGGACTGACGGCCGTCGATCGTGCCGAGGATTTCCTGCCCGACCTGTTGGTGCTCGACGTGATGCTGCCCGGCATCGACGGGTTGGAGGTGTGCCGTCGGGTGCAGGCCCGGCGGCCGGTGCCGGTACTGATGCTCACCGCGCGGGACGACGAATCCGACGTGTTGATCGGGTTGGGCGTCGGCGCCGACGATTACCTCACCAAACCGTTCAGCATGCGGGAGCTGAGCGCCCGGGTCACCGCGCTATTGCGGCGGATCGCCCGTTACGGTGGCGCCGCCGAGTCGGCACTGCGCTTGGGATCGGTAACCGTCGATCGGTTGGCCCGTCGGGTTCGTCGCGACGGTGACCTGGTGCATTTGACCGCGACCGAGTTCGACCTGCTGATGCATCTGGCAGAGCGTCCGGGAGCGGTCGTCAGTCGGGAGCGGCTGCTGGAAGGCATCTGGGGGTTCAACGGGGGCGGTGCGGTCGAGACCCGCACCGTCGACACCCATGTCAAGGCGCTGCGTCGCAAGCTCGGCGCCGAGTTGATTCGCACCGTTCACGGGATCGGGTACGCCCTGGCGGTGGAGTCATGA
- a CDS encoding ArsC/Spx/MgsR family protein, with the protein MEEVVIWHNTSCSKSRAAHTELMEIDLPTTVRDYREDPPTPEELAEVLAKAGLEPWQACRTKEAEYRFLGMADWGREAADRDRWLAAMSKHPRIIERPIVIRGERAVIARQPGWQSILD; encoded by the coding sequence ATGGAAGAGGTTGTCATCTGGCATAACACGTCCTGCTCGAAGAGCCGGGCGGCGCACACCGAACTCATGGAGATCGATCTGCCGACCACGGTGCGCGACTATCGAGAGGACCCACCGACTCCCGAGGAACTGGCCGAGGTGTTGGCCAAAGCCGGTCTGGAGCCGTGGCAGGCGTGCCGAACCAAGGAGGCCGAGTACCGCTTCCTCGGCATGGCCGACTGGGGGCGGGAGGCCGCCGACCGTGACCGCTGGTTGGCCGCGATGTCCAAGCACCCCAGGATCATCGAGCGTCCCATCGTGATCCGGGGCGAGCGCGCCGTGATCGCCCGCCAGCCCGGTTGGCAGTCGATCCTGGATTGA
- a CDS encoding NAD-dependent epimerase/dehydratase family protein: MKQSGSKSAPLKLLVLGGTAFLSKTIARYAVERGHDVTVVARGISGEPPEGARHVTADRDSAEGLRALADRHFDAVVDVTRLPGQMKRALETLAATTGHWTYVSSCSAYSDDETVGQTAATAPTLEPTDEDSLDPDIEKYGASKVACENLVLRHKPDRSFILRAGLIVGDNDPSYRFGYWPDRIADGGEILAPGAPTEMVQYVDVRDLANWVVDAAETGLTGVYDGVSLPMTRERFFTEIADGVGATPNLTWVPQEFLVEHGVKPWSGDDALGLWLPLPEYAGFLTRDTRPAMEAGLSIRPLADTAADWLATRDRRPVPNAEGGPYRSLTREREAEVLAAWHESR; encoded by the coding sequence ATGAAGCAGAGCGGATCTAAGAGCGCACCCCTGAAACTGTTGGTGTTGGGCGGGACCGCCTTCCTGTCGAAGACCATCGCCAGGTACGCCGTCGAGCGCGGACACGACGTGACCGTCGTGGCGCGCGGCATCAGCGGGGAGCCGCCGGAGGGTGCCCGACACGTCACCGCCGACCGTGACTCCGCTGAGGGGTTGAGGGCGCTGGCAGATCGGCATTTCGATGCCGTGGTCGACGTCACCAGACTGCCCGGGCAGATGAAACGTGCCCTGGAGACGCTGGCCGCCACCACCGGTCACTGGACCTATGTGTCCTCCTGTAGTGCGTACTCCGATGACGAGACCGTCGGGCAGACCGCGGCGACCGCGCCCACCTTGGAACCGACCGACGAGGACAGCCTCGACCCCGACATCGAGAAGTACGGCGCCAGCAAGGTCGCCTGCGAGAACCTGGTGCTACGGCACAAACCCGACCGGTCGTTCATCCTGCGCGCCGGATTGATCGTCGGAGACAACGACCCGAGTTACCGTTTCGGGTACTGGCCCGACCGCATCGCCGACGGTGGAGAGATCCTGGCGCCGGGCGCCCCGACCGAGATGGTCCAGTACGTCGACGTCCGTGACCTGGCGAATTGGGTCGTCGACGCGGCCGAGACCGGTCTGACCGGCGTCTACGACGGTGTGAGCCTTCCCATGACCCGCGAGCGGTTCTTCACCGAGATCGCCGACGGTGTCGGCGCCACACCGAATCTGACCTGGGTTCCGCAGGAGTTCCTGGTGGAACACGGGGTCAAGCCCTGGTCGGGAGACGACGCCCTCGGCCTGTGGCTGCCACTGCCGGAGTATGCCGGGTTCCTGACCCGCGACACCCGCCCGGCGATGGAGGCGGGCCTGTCGATCCGGCCGTTGGCCGACACCGCCGCCGACTGGTTGGCCACGCGAGATCGGCGGCCGGTGCCCAATGCCGAGGGCGGCCCGTATCGCTCGTTGACCCGGGAGCGCGAGGCCGAGGTGCTGGCCGCCTGGCACGAGTCCCGGTAG
- a CDS encoding helix-turn-helix domain-containing protein yields MTNATDLATAAADADPATGLRAVAALRRLLEHLEATQVRSARAHGWAWQRIATELGVSRQAVHKKYRKD; encoded by the coding sequence ATGACGAACGCTACCGACCTGGCCACCGCGGCCGCCGATGCCGATCCGGCAACCGGCCTTCGAGCGGTGGCGGCACTTCGCCGACTGCTGGAGCACCTGGAAGCGACGCAGGTGCGCAGCGCCCGAGCCCACGGCTGGGCGTGGCAGCGCATCGCCACCGAACTGGGCGTCAGTCGGCAGGCCGTCCACAAGAAGTACCGGAAGGACTGA
- a CDS encoding Clp protease N-terminal domain-containing protein, with product MFEKFSKSVVRGVHEAVREAHLAQSKQVTEEHLVYGLFHHPDAWIPRMLGHRITRDDVRRTFGRAHRNGGISATEIASLRQLGIDVGPLVADLEWRRDDDREPSPPARRRRFSKPHLPFDDSAKLALEGALAEARQRGDRKIDDRHLLLAILRRGGLAAGVLAEHDITYQSMQHHRG from the coding sequence GTGTTCGAGAAGTTCTCCAAATCCGTCGTCCGCGGCGTGCACGAGGCGGTCCGGGAAGCCCATCTGGCGCAATCGAAGCAGGTGACCGAGGAGCACCTGGTGTACGGACTGTTCCACCATCCCGATGCCTGGATTCCACGCATGCTGGGACACCGGATCACGCGCGACGATGTGCGGCGAACATTCGGCCGCGCCCATCGAAACGGTGGCATCAGCGCCACCGAGATCGCATCGCTGCGGCAACTCGGCATCGATGTGGGGCCACTGGTCGCCGATCTGGAATGGCGGCGAGACGACGACCGGGAACCATCTCCCCCGGCACGACGCCGCCGGTTCAGCAAGCCGCATCTGCCGTTCGACGACTCGGCGAAACTGGCCCTCGAAGGCGCACTGGCGGAGGCCCGGCAGCGCGGGGACCGCAAGATCGACGATCGACATCTGCTGTTGGCGATTCTGCGACGGGGTGGATTGGCGGCCGGGGTGCTCGCCGAACACGACATCACATATCAGTCGATGCAACACCACCGGGGATGA
- a CDS encoding PadR family transcriptional regulator encodes MVEKLRITPSVADVLAALLAEPEAQRYGMELMAETGQPSGTLYPILVRLEKAGWVETAWEDIDPHEAGRPARRYYTLTADGAEAARTALTDLYRKLRNVPGIGKPRTI; translated from the coding sequence ATGGTGGAGAAGTTGAGAATCACGCCATCGGTGGCCGATGTACTGGCCGCGCTGTTGGCCGAACCGGAAGCACAGCGATACGGCATGGAGCTGATGGCCGAGACCGGCCAACCCAGCGGAACGCTCTACCCGATCCTGGTCCGGCTGGAGAAGGCCGGTTGGGTCGAGACCGCTTGGGAGGACATCGATCCCCACGAGGCAGGGCGTCCCGCGCGCCGTTACTACACCCTGACCGCCGATGGAGCCGAGGCGGCCCGAACCGCGTTGACCGACCTTTACCGGAAGCTGCGCAACGTTCCCGGAATCGGAAAGCCGAGGACGATATGA
- a CDS encoding amidohydrolase → MTESTMVFTNATVLPIDGDRIDNGVVIVRDGKIDAVGGADTPIPAGASVQDLGGKWIVPGLIDAHVHLGTSEEGEGWAGNDTNELTDPVTSHVRALDAINPADIGFSDAIAAGVLAVNVNPGSGNPIGGQTVAIKCAGRTVDEMAMRTPSGVKSALGENPKRVYGEQKKTPSTRLGTAAVIRGAFVDALNYEAKLANASEDKPVDRDLKLEALLKVLKREIPWRQHCHRADDIATAMRIADEFGYELVLDHGTEAHLLADIVAEKGIPVIIGPLIVSRSKVEVRNRSVANPGKLDKAGVTIAITTDHPVVPIGNLIHQAALSVKEGLDRDAAMRALTINPATIMGVADRIGSLTAGKDADFCVWSGDPLDLYSRVEVAYIEGSEIYRHED, encoded by the coding sequence ATGACTGAGTCGACCATGGTGTTCACCAACGCGACGGTCCTGCCCATCGACGGCGACCGGATCGACAACGGGGTCGTCATCGTCCGCGACGGCAAGATCGACGCCGTCGGCGGCGCCGACACCCCGATCCCGGCCGGAGCATCGGTGCAGGACCTCGGTGGCAAGTGGATCGTCCCCGGCCTCATCGACGCCCACGTGCATCTGGGCACCAGCGAGGAGGGCGAGGGCTGGGCCGGTAACGACACCAACGAGTTGACCGACCCGGTCACCTCCCACGTGCGCGCGTTGGACGCCATCAACCCGGCCGACATCGGCTTCAGCGACGCGATCGCCGCCGGTGTTCTCGCCGTCAACGTCAACCCCGGTTCCGGCAACCCCATCGGCGGTCAGACGGTGGCCATCAAGTGCGCCGGCCGAACGGTCGACGAGATGGCGATGCGCACCCCCAGCGGCGTCAAGTCCGCCCTGGGTGAGAACCCCAAGCGCGTCTACGGTGAACAGAAGAAAACCCCCAGCACTCGCCTGGGAACCGCCGCCGTGATTCGCGGGGCGTTCGTCGACGCCCTGAACTACGAGGCGAAACTGGCCAACGCGAGCGAGGACAAGCCGGTCGACCGGGACCTCAAGCTCGAAGCCCTACTGAAGGTCCTCAAGCGAGAGATCCCGTGGCGCCAGCACTGCCACCGCGCCGACGACATCGCCACCGCGATGCGCATCGCCGACGAGTTCGGCTATGAGCTGGTCCTGGACCACGGCACCGAAGCCCACCTGTTGGCCGACATCGTCGCCGAGAAGGGGATTCCGGTGATCATCGGCCCCCTGATCGTGTCACGGTCCAAGGTGGAGGTTCGCAACCGGTCGGTCGCCAACCCGGGCAAGCTCGACAAGGCGGGTGTCACGATCGCCATCACCACCGACCACCCGGTCGTTCCCATCGGCAACCTGATCCACCAGGCCGCCCTGTCGGTCAAGGAGGGGCTCGACCGCGACGCGGCGATGCGCGCCTTGACGATCAACCCCGCCACCATCATGGGTGTGGCCGACCGGATCGGTTCGTTGACGGCGGGCAAGGACGCCGACTTCTGCGTCTGGTCGGGTGACCCGCTGGACCTCTACAGCCGGGTCGAGGTCGCCTACATCGAAGGCTCCGAGATCTACCGCCACGAGGACTGA